In the Archocentrus centrarchus isolate MPI-CPG fArcCen1 chromosome 19, fArcCen1, whole genome shotgun sequence genome, gaagagctttgaatggccttcaagaagcctggagagctgttcctgaagactgcttaaagaaatgacaggaagctgcctcagagagttaaGGCTTTGCTGAAGGATAAaggaggtcacaccaaatattgactttaaagctCATTTGAACTGTACAAACAgtttttgcctcatatgctGCATTTCTGTGCATGTTTGGATGTTTCAGCAAATCACTAgttcccatttttctagcaaaatacaGTTGAAGAAATGAGCGGTGGCACAGTGctgcactttaaaaattaagttacttttattttactgggAGGTCCCATTGAGATCACAATCTCTTAAAAGAAGAGCGCTGGCAGAGGCATCAGCCGCACAAACTCATGCAGCAAATGCAAATTTGTGAAAAGTGAAAAATCAGCTGAGATtctcctgcagacacacaaatggaggacaaacaCATTGTCCCCATTTGTGGACAGCTCACAGTCcactttgcttttatatagaggcagaaaaaaaaaatctcaggacTCAATGTGTTACTGTTACCTGATTCCAGCAGTCGAATGTACTCTGGAAGTAGCTTTCCCATCAGATGACAGCGGCGAATATTGTGACCATAACACAGAGCGTTTGGTCTGAACACACAATGACAGGACACTAAATTATGAATTAtgttttcacatatttaaattTACAGTGAAGATAACACGTGGGAGCCAGAAGAAAACCTGGACTGTCCAGATTTGATTGCAGAATTTCTGCAGTCCCAGAAATCAGCGCACGATGGAAAGAGGAAGGCGGCTGGAGAAACGGAAGGAGACGACAGCaaatcaaagaagaagaaagatgatGTGAGTCCCAGTTTTTCCACGAGTGTCCTTTAATGCCGAGTTACCGaaaaaaggaactcttaatcTATACTAAAAGAAATCAGGACATTGTGtgaagtgtaaataaaaacagaatgctgCTTatacttttcttaaaatggtacattttctgtgttctactgtgaataaaatatgggtttatgagatttgtaaatcattgcgttctgtttttatttacattttactcagTGTAACAGCTTTTTTAGAATTAGGTCTGTAATTTGACGCGAACAAAAAtaatggcagcacagtggcgtggtggttagtactgctCCACGCAGCTAAAAACACAgccagaaggtctgggtttgaatccaccttggcctggacctccccgtgtctgcgtgggtttcctctgggtgctGGCTAGCACATGGAGGTCTGTGCGACCCAACAAGCATGCACCTCCCTagatcatcactgacccacttTCACATctatcacatgtgctcagtgcgAACCTCCTCTCGTATGTGAAGAGAAcggggtgccagtggtggacctgccagttatGGTGTTCTTTTGTGAATACCAGCTGAGCTGCAGGGTGCTGAGCTGTGAGCAGAGGTCCCACTGAACGACGTGGAGTTAGATTCTGACAGGTCAGAAATATGCACACGAGTAGCCCACTGAAGGTCATTTTGTTAGGCCCTGGCAGtattcctccttgcacaaaggagcagatacctgTCCTGCTGCTGAGTTGATGCCTGGCTCATCTGCTGGCATCTTCTCCACACTACTGAGCCTGCTGGaagtgccatcctggaggagctggactacctgtgcagcctgagTGGGCTGCAGGTCTACCACTACCTGCCGTGACAAGGACATTCGATGACAGAACCACTTACTCAGTTATCAGCAAACTACTCCTCATGAGGGGtgttcaggaaaaaaatgcagactcCAGAGAAGGGCCCTGGTTTGAACCCAGAACCTACTAAAAGTGTATTTTATGACTTAGTAAATTCAGCCCTACTTCAGTATAACTGGTTTGAAATATAATTTGGATGAATTTAAGTTGTTTGAGGTAATAAAAACTTGCATCTTGTTTATTGATCCTCAGACAGAGAAGCTAAGGGGCTTTGCTCGAGGTCTGGATCCAGAAAGAATTATTGGTGCGACCGATTCCACAGGAGAACTCATGTTCCTCATGAAATGGTGCGTAAGCGCTGTCCCACCTGTTGTGGAATTAAAATGTgctgttaaatattttttgcagtAGGTTagttcacttttttctttgctaTTTTTACAGGAAAAATTCAGATGAAGCGGACCTGGTGCCGGCCAAAGAGGCCAACGTCAAGTGTCCGCAGGTGGTCATCTCTTTCTACGAAGAACGGCTCACCTGGCACTCGTACCCCTCCGAAGACGAGAAAAAGGATGACAAAAACTAGCACATGGTGAAGGGGCAGGGGATTTAGTGTACTTTCCacgaggggtggggggtggggaagGAGGAAGGGGACAGGCCAGAGACAAGCAAGACATCCCGGACTCATTGGTCTTTCTGGCGTAGTGTCACTCATTCGATCCCACTTTTTTCCAGATCACATCTCTGTGTAAATATCCTTCAGATTTGCTTGACAAAAACCAGCTCAAAGGAAATGTAAACCGAAGCAGCGTTAATTTTCCCCATCACCAGGCTTTCACCATCCCTTCCACATCTGGCTCATCTTGCTATGACATCGTATCAGTGAGGtgatgttctcatttctttagcgTGCCCTCGTTTTTACTCGGTTCATCGGTGCTCTCCAGGACAATAACTGTGTTCATCTTAGCTGTTTCCTTAGCACCCATTTGATGTACGCTTTTGAAAGACTTCTGTAATAATTTGTTCTTTGGTAATCTTTGTAGTGTTTGTCACGTCTTGCTTGTCGCTTTTGGAGAATAAACCACTTTTTGTTACAGCGGTGTCATGTCACTTTAAGTTTTATGATAACCATCACTCAGGACAGCCTCGTAGTCCAGTTAATTCATCAAATTGATTATTTATCTAAATATGTTTGTAGTCAAAAGACAAGAGTGTTGGGACTTTTCGGATTCTGTAGTCTGAGATCTACTGACCAGTTAGATTCGAGCAAGATTCGGATGCATGCAGGCAAACACTCACTGTGGATTGCATTTCAGCAGATGCAGTGATGTAATACTGAGACCATCATGCAGAACAGGAAATTGAACAAGATATCCGCTGTCTGGGTAGCCTGGTTCCTCCATGGTAAAACCATTGTTCTGTGTATAATTGACTTAAAGGGGAACTATTATGCTTATTTTCTGGCATATACAGTAAAAGGTCactggtttgattccagctggTGGCACAAAGCCCCTTTGGGTTTGCTTCAGGAAGGGCATAAATCTCgttgtggcgaccccttgtgacaGCCAAAAATAGCTTTTGTAATCTGGATGTTCATATAAACAAAGACAAGACTTTCAAACAACACGGTGAGCATATATGCAAGTAATCGTGACACTACTGCAGGCAGTTTTTTTCCCTACTTCTGGCTATTTATGATGTCAAAGACAGCAGATATTCCTAATATGATCATCTGATCATCAATGGCACCCTGCTGTTAAAATAGGACAAAATAAGATATATAAAACTCAACTTTAAACAAATACATGGAGGTGTTTAATTTATATGTCAGCTCTAAAGACACAAAAAGAACAATTACACAGGTATTTACAAGATCTTATGGACTTGGCAATCTCCTGCAGGCATGAaggagggtgacagtttggcaTAACATCCCCTATGGGCCTATCATGGTGAAGAAAGCTCAGCGTGAAGGCAGAGCAGCTGATTTACATTCCTAACCTCACCTATGGCCGCCTAAGGCTCTGGGTCATACCCCCAAATAACAAGGTTGCAGATacaagcttcctctgaagggtgtctgGCCTCTGCCTTACAGATCAGGTGAGGAGCTCTCATTCAGGAGAGGCTCAaagtggagctgctgctcctccacactgaaagaagccagctgaggtggttcgggtATCTGACCGGGATGCCTCCTGCCCTGGACGCATCCCAAgagaggtgttttgggcatgtcctacaGTGAGGAGACCATGGGGTAAACCCAGGACGAGCTGGAGGATGTTATCTCACAGCCggcttgggaacacctcagtgtcTCCCCTccccccagaagagctggaagAGTTGGTCTGGGTGTCTCTGCAATCCATATGcagaaaagtaaagaagaaTAGATGGATCTTCTCTTATTGAGGCAACATTGATTTCAAACCTTATTTGCAAGTGGCAGCAAattagaaagaagaagaaaaaggaaaaaaaaggtggcTTAAAGGGAGGGGGGCTGgtcattattaaataattaaggattattttgagctgtgGATCAAGCAAAGCTACTCTAAAAGAAGCCACAAATAAAAATAGGAAGCTGCAAATGAACATGAGAGGCCCACTTTATATGCTGAACTGCCTCTTTGGTCTATTTTGGGTTGCTCACGGCCCTGGTTCTCCGTTATTGAGTGACTTCACTGACCGGAGCCTGAAACATGGACAACTAGAACACAAGAGTCAcaggtgaaaataaaaacactttattaaTCAATAAAAACAATTCTTGATTGCCAGCAAACATCTCAAAACGGAGGGAACTACATCCAAACTCAAAGCAGAGGGTGTGACTGTTAATGGACAGACTACATAAAAtcagaacaaacacaaacatgaaaatatttacagaacgagacagacaaaaaaagtgCACTAAGTAGTAGCAGTACTAAGTAGTTGGTGTTGCACTGGGTTACACTGAAGTGAATGTTAACCAGAGGTTCATGCCTGAATATCACATTTAATGAGGACATTTCTCCgctcaaaacagtttttttggacATCATCTTAATGTTGCGAGTTCTGCTCAGCCTCTTGGAAAATGTTCTAACCTAACTCCTATCTCAGCCGCAACAACTgacctattttttattttttcaagaaAGTGATATTACACATGTACTGACAAACTTCATTCAAATAGACAAGTAATAGCACTTCTACTTTGAGaacgtttttttttccctctcttcgGTTCTCAAAACCCTTAAAAGTGAAGACAATGTTAAATAAAGGCATTCAAATCAAAGTGGCCACAACACGTGCCATCATTTCACACATTCAAGTCACGCTATTACTCGTGTGGCTTACTTTGTTATCAACGCAAAAACTTAAAGTATGATTTGTAATATTTAAGCCATCAGCTTGGCTTTACAGCAGTTAAAAATCCTCAAGTGGCTTTCCACAGTTACAACGGCGCATCAGGGCCATTCAAGGTAAAGCAAAATGTAAGGAGCCGGCCGAAGGGGGCAATATTCAAGGAGATATATCAGAATATTCTAAATTAAAACTGTAACTTTATGACCCCCCCCCAAGAAAatgtatggaaaaaaaaatagcaaggTGTTCtaaatttttattctattttttcccataattttcccattttcttcttgccattttaatctaaaaaaaaattctgtttctctctctcgtAAATTTGCCTTTTATTCTTGTAGTTTCCAACTTTACTCAAGCTTTTCCTCACACATTTGCCAATTTTTACTTGaagattttccatttttcccTTGTAAATTTACCCATTCTTTTCTCAACAATTTGACAGTAGTTTTCTCTGAAATTGTTCGTTTTATGTAAAttgacagtttttaaatgaatttcccattttttccatttaaactTAGCAGTCATTTCCTTATGAATTTGCCTGTTTAGTTTCCTAAaatctgccatttttaaaaaaaaatcctatattTGCCATCCTTTTCTCtgaaatttgagatttttccTTCAAATTTTATGACACTAATCTCAAACACTCAGGTTTTCTCCTCTGAATTTTACCCCACCTTTGCCaatcttacatttttttcctcgcTTCAATGGTCCTAACGCAGCCATATTTAACATTTGGCGAATAAGTTACTTACACCCCAGCGTCGACTGAGCCTGCTTTTTATTAATGCTTAAAATGGGGCATCCAAGAAACTGACAAATACCTTCGACCCACGACTGCCTGGAGTTGGTTTTGGTAACACAGTACTCTCAGGAGATCCTGGTCCATCACAGTTTCCTTGAATTCTTCATGAAATTACAGGCTCATAGTTTTCAAATCAACAAAAAGGGTGTAGACTAATATGTAAAGCTGATGTGGCTAGACCTATAACCTTGCTTATACTACAGATTATGAACAGTTAATAAGAGCCTTCCTAAACGCAGCTCCCGTATTTAAACCTGCAGCGAAGGAATAGCGACAGACACGGCAAAATGCATATAGCCAAGCCTTTTAAGGACAAATTACAGTGCTATGTATAATTTATAAGGAAGCCGATACATTTTGCAATGCAGCGTGCCTCCTCCCTAAATCTGCTCCTCTTCAAAGATTTCACCTCCAGGCCTCTTTCAGTAGCGGCCAGCGTAGGGAACGCTCTCAGCCTCTGACTCCTCTCATCTCAACATCCACCTTCCACACATCAAACCCGATCCATTTATGGCCTTCGAAACTTACATGCCATCTGACTCAAAAACTGGAACCTACAGAATTAGAGTGCAGTGTTGGAGCATTTAAGATGTATACAGATCATGTGATGTGCACCAAATACAACCTTTGGTTAGTATAGGTGTTAATCCTAAAATAATGGACTTCCTTTTAGCCTTTGGTATCTAAACTCACACAACCATAGATGCCGTTCTTTGCAACTTAAAAGCCTCAGTGACTATGAAAAATCACCAAAAAGTCTCCAGGGTGGGATGTGATCTGCTAGTCCTTTAAAACCTTCGGTGCATAGGTATCCCAACCATCCTCGACAGTGTTTTTGTACTCCCACCAGTCCCTTCTTTCACCCTGCGAATCTCCTCCATCCTCAGTGGTTTGGTGCAAAAGGATCAAGAgcagctaattttttttttcttcctaataGCTCGTTTTATGTCCTTTTATATCCCTCTTCTCCACGTCTAAATAATTAAATCTCAGTACTCAAATGAAGAGCTACTTCTGCGTCAAAGTTGCTTCCAGGAACAAAAATTGTAGGAACAGAATGAAACGGGAGAAACTAATGCAGGAAGAGTAGTCAacaatgccatttttttttactcaccaCAATCTtcttaaaggaaaaaaggacaTCTCTCTCACGTCTGCAGAAATCTTTCTTACTGACTTAGCAAAGTCATAGAATAAACAGCAGTTTGTCCCCCCTCACTTCTTTTTGTCCTTCTGTTTTTTCTCTGGCTTCCGGTTCTGCTCGGCAGTCGTCACGCCGCGGGGCATGATGAGCACGCTGCCATCGGCGCTGTACTGCAGCGAGTACTCGCTGGGAGGATAGGGCCGGCCCTCCTCGTCCCTCAGCTGAGTGAACACCTCTTGGTACAGGCTTTGCATCTTCTGCTTCATCTGCCGGATGGAGCGAATAAATTCCATCTTCTCTTTCAGTAGGCGGGCCTTGTCGCGCCTCAGATCTTGGACACCCTGCTCCAGCTTTATAATGGTGTCCAACTTGCGTTTCCGGCAGTTCTGGGCTGCCATCTTGTTCTTGCCGCGCCTGCGGATGTCGCGGATGAGGGCCAGCTGGGGTTCACTCAGGTGGTGCTTGGCTAGGAGCTCGTTGAACTCTTCCACAGGCAGGTTGATGATCTTGTCATTTGAGAAAGGGATTTTCATGGCCCGGGCTCTGCGCTCGTCACGGCTTGAGTGCTTGTCGAGCAGGtcctgaggaggctgaggctTTGAGTTCTGTTTATCGCGGACAGTCTTCTTCCCAACTGAGATGGGGAGCTCTGGGTGCTCAGAGAAGGCAGAGGAAAGCGGCAGGTTGTAGGTATGATTATGGCTGATGCTGTCGAGCTGAGGGAGGGTGTGGAACTGAGAGGGGTCCTGGTAGCTCATACGGCAGAGCTTGCTATACCCAGGCTGGTAACCTCCAACAGCGCCTTCCTCCGTCTCTACAGTGGCTACCTCGGAGTCTGTGCTGTAGCCCACAGCTCCTTCCTCCGAGAAAGTGGCAGAAGttgaagaggaggaagctgCAGATGAGCAGGAGGTTTCTGAGCTGCTTGGGGAGGCCGGGCTGTGACTGGAGTCCAGGGAAAGAC is a window encoding:
- the cbx1b gene encoding chromobox protein homolog 1b isoform X1, whose translation is MSMSLTTEPSNDGPTVTEESKMTSAEKKDKKADDVAEEEEEEEEYVVEKVLNRRVVKGRVEYLLKWKGFSDEDNTWEPEENLDCPDLIAEFLQSQKSAHDGKRKAAGETEGDDSKSKKKKDDTEKLRGFARGLDPERIIGATDSTGELMFLMKWKNSDEADLVPAKEANVKCPQVVISFYEERLTWHSYPSEDEKKDDITRLSPSLPHLAHLAMTSYQ
- the cbx1b gene encoding chromobox protein homolog 1b isoform X2; its protein translation is MSMSLTTEPSNDGPTVTEESKMTSAEKKDKKADDVAEEEEEEEEYVVEKVLNRRVVKGRVEYLLKWKGFSDEDNTWEPEENLDCPDLIAEFLQSQKSAHDGKRKAAGETEGDDSKSKKKKDDTEKLRGFARGLDPERIIGATDSTGELMFLMKWKNSDEADLVPAKEANVKCPQVVISFYEERLTWHSYPSEDEKKDDKN